Proteins encoded within one genomic window of Phototrophicus methaneseepsis:
- a CDS encoding ADP-ribosylglycohydrolase family protein, giving the protein MKTANDRLDLARLSLEGLSVGDAFGDRFFMHADTAKALIQARALPKDPWAFTDDTNMALSIYETLRVHQEIHQANLGNSFAKHYDPSRGYGPAMHRLLARIASGDPWKSVSEALFDGQGSFGNGAAMRVAPLGAYFFDDMDKVVAEAQKSAEITHAHPEGIAGAIAVAVADAVAVRYTEKAAPDRVAYLNEILPFVPDSEVRSGIARARDIRSRVVDHVIGMIGNSYRITAQDTVPFTLWCAGESLNSFEDAMWLTASALGDVDTNCAIVGGIVSLYVGQAGIPQEWIDKREPLPSWAFP; this is encoded by the coding sequence ATGAAAACAGCGAATGATCGATTGGATTTGGCACGCCTATCATTAGAAGGATTGTCGGTTGGCGATGCTTTTGGTGATCGTTTCTTCATGCATGCTGACACCGCCAAAGCACTCATACAGGCACGGGCATTACCCAAAGATCCATGGGCATTCACCGATGACACAAATATGGCTTTATCCATTTATGAAACGCTCCGTGTCCATCAGGAGATTCATCAGGCTAACCTGGGGAATAGCTTTGCTAAGCATTACGATCCCTCTCGAGGCTATGGCCCGGCTATGCATCGACTTCTTGCACGTATTGCTTCGGGAGATCCGTGGAAATCCGTATCCGAAGCACTCTTTGACGGACAAGGAAGTTTCGGCAATGGTGCAGCGATGCGGGTTGCGCCATTGGGTGCCTATTTCTTTGATGACATGGACAAAGTCGTTGCAGAAGCGCAGAAATCGGCTGAAATTACACATGCTCACCCCGAAGGTATTGCTGGAGCCATTGCTGTGGCTGTCGCCGATGCTGTCGCAGTTCGCTACACCGAGAAAGCAGCGCCTGATCGGGTGGCTTATCTGAACGAAATACTTCCCTTTGTCCCAGATAGCGAAGTCAGAAGCGGTATTGCTCGAGCACGCGACATTCGATCCCGAGTTGTGGATCACGTCATTGGAATGATTGGGAATAGTTACCGAATTACTGCGCAAGATACTGTTCCTTTTACCCTCTGGTGTGCTGGCGAAAGTCTCAATAGCTTCGAAGATGCCATGTGGTTGACGGCATCAGCGTTGGGTGACGTGGATACAAACTGTGCCATTGTCGGAGGCATCGTCTCCCTGTATGTGGGTCAAGCAGGCATTCCTCAAGAATGGATTGACAAACGCGAACCGTTACCTTCATGGGCATTCCCTTAA
- a CDS encoding ImmA/IrrE family metallo-endopeptidase — MTQKQDAVKAVIDKLDYDFDHFELNGFIRHVECLLRREIILVPFAFNPGLSAMWVRAETAHYIFYNDRTHPIHQAHSILHEIGHIVLNHACRPIDQVLPPELLKLLQTLQPQGRLRKAGLPLRQDPEEQEAEMFVFVIQKSLLPKRRQVEVMGQSSSNEALRKWVDSMAFDV, encoded by the coding sequence ATGACACAGAAGCAGGACGCGGTCAAAGCGGTAATCGATAAGCTGGACTATGATTTCGATCACTTCGAATTAAACGGATTTATCCGTCACGTCGAATGCTTGCTTCGACGTGAGATTATCCTGGTGCCTTTTGCATTTAATCCAGGACTCTCGGCCATGTGGGTCCGAGCTGAGACTGCACATTACATCTTCTACAATGACCGTACCCATCCCATCCATCAGGCTCACAGCATCCTGCATGAAATCGGCCATATCGTTCTGAATCATGCCTGTCGTCCCATTGATCAGGTGCTGCCGCCTGAGCTGTTGAAGCTGCTTCAAACACTGCAACCGCAGGGGCGGCTCAGAAAAGCGGGACTCCCGTTGCGCCAGGATCCGGAAGAGCAGGAAGCAGAAATGTTTGTGTTTGTGATTCAGAAATCTTTGCTGCCCAAACGGCGCCAGGTCGAAGTGATGGGTCAGAGCTCATCCAATGAAGCACTGCGAAAGTGGGTGGACAGCATGGCCTTCGATGTGTGA